The nucleotide sequence ctttgggatggctgtgcagtttggcgtgagggtaagtgacctctttcctcttttgaattgcCATACCGCCTAACTCTGTATTGGGACTGTCAGTAAATTCAGTGCAGAGGTTTATATGGAAGCAGTCTCTGAATaattcaactgtgggctcctcttgaaagaacacctcacataGCACTTGGAAGTGACAGATGTTGGTTATAGAGTTTGGGCCGGTATCTTGCAGACGGAGTTGGAAATTGGCTAggacatcccggtaaaattttgaaccgggaggattgaagccccgggctaaatgATCAGCAAAAACAACAACTTCTCCCTCTTGAGGCGTGGGAGGACATTCtaggccagggaccctccagtgaatGACATCTTGTCTGCTTAAGCGCCAGTTTTGACTAAATTATTCAGTTGAGTCTCGGTCACGCGagacggaacccagttgcactcgtacacttgtttggccatagTCTGCAAGGTAGTAATTACCGGTTCAAGAACATGTTGGAAGGTATACCCTGACACATACATACTAAACCGGAGGCAGTTATTTATAAACCAGATGTTTTTACGAAGCTGCAGTGCCTGGCTAAGgaattctggcggttcaacaaggggactaatggtatataccggtttgtcaatttttctacaaagttaaaccgcctggtctaaacattgaaCAGTTAAGATTGCACATGAGTAAGTACacaaaaacagatttcacaagattataCTACAGCTTTGGATCTGGAGCACGTTCATAAAAGAGATAAATATTCAAGGCCTGAAAGGAGCAGTGCCGAATCAATGAGCGAAGGTACGGATAAGATCTATGGTCTTAACATGTGGAAGTGAAGACGGAGGATAAAAACTACTGCTACACAGAGCAAGGATTCACAGACTCGTCTAAAGATCTATCATATGAACAAGAAGCAAGCGATGAACGCTAGAGAAcatggaaaccctagaacagatctataatggaaaggatagaagacttaccggggctgaggaagacgcggaagatcgccgcggtgctctggtacgctcagggtgatgcagcggccaaagttggtgcagaagtcgacggcggcggcggagctccgaagctggacgatgcgaggaagacgaagcagaaggggcgaaggggaaaaagaaatgacccttcggtcctatttataaggcaagggacatGTGTCAGGCGTGAAAATCAAGGGGCCGCGAGTTGGACACGGAGTTGTCGCCTCAATtatcgcagatctattaaacaagaaggtaTCATGGATAGTTTCTTTATGATAGATGACATCACGCCGGTTTAcaacaatcagagaagatgacatcacggcggttcaccaaactacaagaagatgttgaagacgaagtttttgctaaagattgacatgaacctgttcaaatcaatctggggcctaatgttggggatattactattgggtgtaaaccggcctatttgggccgggttaacttcatcagtagttaagtatgttaaagcccatgaaggtagatgagggcccaagacccataatcggtttaaggcttgtagccgtaaaccggcgtcggtatgtaacttgtattgtaagttaggaataagtggagaccaaaccggacacgtcTATGAgtcggtgttgggactctgtaaaccgacgggcgtcacccatgtatataaggggacaaccggcggcggttcaaggacaacagacaacaactcgagacttaggcgaagcttgtttgctccctagtcatcgaaaccccatcaattccatcacaactagacgtaggcttttaccttcatcgaaggggccgaactagtataaactctcttgcgtccctgtgtccgctttaaccccttcaagctaacctgtagtgatggctccacgactaagtcctttcatgaggacatctgccgtgacaaaaccacgataggccttctatgggccgtacgatccatgggccttttacgggccgtaggatccgtgggccttctacggggcgcatcgtcatttcgccaatcatgggtcgtactattcgtggacaataacaggccatttattggccgtatttgataactctatgaaaacagcccaacgggttttttttgacatgaaaacggcccaacgtattaacgggccacaaacgggccgactgtaaccacgggctgaatttggcccacaagcagaaaatgacagtaacgggccgtaagtaaccgagtgctggaaatgagcccaagaataaatgggccctgagaaggccgaaagatatcatgggctggaaacggcccaacggaataatgggccattaatgggtataaagtgatacactgttcattacgggccagttttaccacgggccgttaaggcgccaagggttactaagggcctcatatgggctgaaagacatcatgggccatacatgggccggaagttaaaacgggctggaattatattggacggcccagatgatgctattgggcctaattcggatagggtgtaaacgggccctgggatagcgggctataaatgggctatatgcgaacaggccgttaacaggcttgccgtgggccggcccaccaccttttgaccaagtcaaacaggccggccttttcacaggaattggCCTCTGTTGTGCCGTGCCACGTGTTAgggtatcataggcgctttgggtccaatgagtggatgacatctgtcccatcggtgagccgacacatgtttcctccagccaatgaagaTTTTTACACGttaaaaatccccattggtcagggctgttaacgggttatcggatccaaaaccggacccgatagcttaacgacgttccgttacggtggatgccatgtgtcggtcacccttgatgaaagcacttctgtgatgtgcgatttattgtcatggaagtggacacttccatgatgataatttcggtaatgtcatggaacacttctacgacagcacaggtatgactattttgattttatcataaatttgtcatggatgtacatgcatgacagaaaacatgacctactgtgacaaacacgtatcatcacggaagtgaatttttttgtagtgctcggggcaccccccaggtgctgctctggcccaatggatgtcttctggtccataaaaaatccacaaaaaatttcacggtgtttggactccgtttgatattgatttcctacgatgtaaaaaacaagcaaaaaaacagcaactggcactgggcactgggtcaataggttagtcccaaaaaatgatataaagtttctataaaatgattgtaaaacatccaagaatgataatataacatcatgaatacttcataaattatagatacgttggagacgtatcatggtcctAGATGGCCGACTCCATGGTTGGCTTTCTGGTAGGCTCGGTGGTGGCTGCACTTCTTGGCTGTGTGGGCAGCATGGGGGGTAGTGGTGGGAGGCCTTGGCCTGCTCTGGCAGTGCTCAGCATCCTTCTCAGGAGCATCAACATTGATAGTGtctgactgttggggaacgtagcatgcaatttcaaaaaaaatcctacgatcacgcaagatctatctaggagatgcatagcaacgagagggggagagtgtgtccacataccctcgtagaccgaaagcggaatcgttagtttaacacggttgatgtagtcgaacatcttctcgattcaaccgatcaagtaccgaacgtacgacacctccgagttctgcacacgttcagctcgatgacgtccctcgaactcttgatctagcaaagtgtcgagggagagtttcatcagcacgacggcgtggtgacagtgatggtgaagtgatccgcgtagggcttcgcctaagcactatgacaatatgaccggaggcgcaAACTGTGCAGgagggcgccgcacatggctaggaatcaatgttgtgtgttctagcggtgcccccccccacatatatatatataggtgggagagggagaggggctgcaaggggcgccccaagtaggagtaatcctacttgggctccacctccaagacagcctccccccttccatatccatcggaggtggaaggaaagagaggggagaggggaaggaaagggggaggccgaatcctcccatttccttcccccttcccttcctttccttctcctcctattcagcctatagggggcgcaccagccccttttggggctggtctgtccaactcttggcccattaggcccatatagcttgtcgggggttgcccccccttccggtgacccgatacgtacccggtacccccagaacacttccggtgtctgcatactatcgtcctatatatgaatatttacctctcgatcatttagagactcctcgtcatgtccgcgatctcatccgagactccgaacaacattcggtcaccaaatcacataactcatataatacaaatcgtcatcgaacattaagcgtgcggaccctatgggttcaagaactatgtagacatgaccgagacacctctccggtcaataaccaacagcggaacatggatgctcatattggttcccacatattctatgaagatctttatcggtcataccgtaatgacaacatacgttattcccttcgtcatatgtatgttacttgcccgagattcgatcgtcggtatcttcataccttgttaaatctcgttaccggcaagtctctttactcgttttgtaatacatcatccctcaactaactcgttagtcacatttattgcaaggcttattatgatgtgcattaccgagagggcccagagatacatctccgatactcagagtgacaaatcctaatctcgatctatgccaacccaacaaacaccttcgtagatacctgtagagcatctttataatcaccgagttacgttgtgacgtttgatagcacacaaggtattcctccggtatccgggagttgcataatctcatagtcgaaggaatatgtatttgacatgaagaaagcaatagcaataaaactgaacgatcaacatgctaagctaacggatgggtcttgtccatcacatcattctcctaatgatgtgattccgttcatcaaatgacaacacatgtctatggttaggaaacttaaccatctttgattaacgagctagtctagtagaggcttactagggacgcaatgttttgtctatgtatccacacatgtatcaagtttctggttaatacaattctagcatgaataataaacatttatcatgatataaggaaatataaataataactttattattgcctctagggcatatttccttcactgactCCTGGGTGTCTGGATactccggcatcggcgagccaaGCGGCTGACCAGAGCCCATGGCATGCTTGCTGGTTGCCAGCCCGAAGGAGATGATCTGCTGCATCTAGTGGTAGTTCTGGATAGGGGTATTGAGGAACTCAGCGTCCTTGGGGTGAGCCTAAGAAGAAACAGGGCAGACAGGTTAGTTAGTATGGCAATGGTTCATAGGCTTGAACTGCTGGTCTGTTAGAATGGCATGGTTTGCGAGCTAACCGCGACGTGGCCTTGGTAGTGCTCTGCCTCTAGAAGGATCGAGCAGGTGTCCTCATCCCATGAAGCACCGCTAAGGTCTCTgagcttggacacttggatccatcgagctctccacttcctcaggtggtttTACACCTGGGTCGAGGTGACCTCCTATCCACAGAAGTCGAACACCTGCTTTGCAACAAGgtttcaagtgcacctccttgaaacCCTTGTTAGTCCTCACCCCACTAGCTATGAtctcacacatcttgttaagcacAAAAGTGGAGAGGAACGGCTGCCATTTCATGATCTTCCccctgccatccttcttctcctttGCTGCTGCCTtaagagcagcagcatgagcaacAACATTGGGCTGAGCCAGCATAAATGGAGAAACCATAGGCGGCACCTCGAAAACCTCTGAATCAAGAGGCATCTGTTCCAGAGGAGGCTGGGAGTCCTCGACGTAGGAGGGCGGGAACTGGCTCTCGGACAACACGATGGCCTGACTAAACTCTTGGGTGGTCATGTCCTACAAACGTAAGTGTCATCAACACCACAAGACACTACACGTTGACAGTATGAACTAGTAGTACAACATGGACAGATCGAACTAGCAGTACAACATGGACAGATCAAACTAGCAGTACATCTTGGACATATCGAACTAGCATTACATCTTGGACAAATCGAATTAGCATTACATCATGGACATATCAAACTAGTAGTAACACATGCACAAGCATACCACAACATAACAGAGCATTAATCATGGAGAACAGAGCACTAATCATGGACACATGGATAATCTTGTTCAACACTTGCACACTAGCATACCACCGATTCATCGATGACCACTAACTACAAACACTTGCCCACATGGAAACAACCCCTAGCATGCTCCAAATCCGTCACAACTAGCTACTACACCATCACAGTCAAACAGATCGGACGACCTAACCTTAGCACATGGACAGATCTAGCTAGAACTAGAAGAGAGGAGGTGGTGGTTGAACTTACAGAGGCCATCGGAACGGCCGCGGAGGAGGTGCCTGGcacgtcggagaggaggaggagtcgaCCCCCGGCGCAGTCAACCGGTCGCCGGAGTAGATGCGCCGCTTACCTCGACGTCGAAGTGGATCCGCGCCGGAGAGAAAGCTCGAGAGGGGGGAAATGGTGGCGGGAGTTTTGCCGCGGCGGTGACCCTCGATATATAGGGCGACCGAATTGCGGGCGGTGACTTGAATTCGTCCCGCCGCTTTTTCGGAGATGCGCCATCGCTCCCGCCATCTCCCTCCCCTACGCGACGCGGCGTTCACCTTCCCTGCATCGCTCGAGCCTGGCTCATTGGAAACGGCCGAATCGGACGTTCCTAGCGGGCCAGGCTGAGGGGTGCTTTGAGGTTCGTGCTATGCGGACCAAACAGTAAAGACATGCATCAAAACATCTCATTTTCATCCTGCGTGGGCCTGGCTGGGCCTAATGCAGGCTACCAAACGCATCATATGTTCTTGTGTGTAAACCTGGGGTGTAGTAAGGTGGAGATAGAGTCGGACTGTTCTTTTAGGGCGGACTCGATCAAGCTAATGGATGAATACATGGGATCAGATGTGATGGTCGTTATGAAATGTAAGGAGATGGCTTTGGACCTTGCCGGGATCACATTCAAACATATTAGGTAGGCATTCTTTTAGATAAGATCCTCTGGTCTTTGGGATGAGTTAGgtggtgtttgtttccagggactttttggtgcagggactagaaaaagtccctaccaaaccaaacagggtgggacttttttgggattttttgctaaaaatccttagaagcacctccttgagagtcttttttAAAAAGtcccagggactagaaaaagtcctaggactagagaaacaAACATCATCTTAATCCCTGACTTTGTTTCCAATCTTCTTGGAAACGATATTTCTTGATGGCATtacatcaaaaaaataaaaaaataaagtatTTTGCATTAACAAAACGATATGGCTTTCATTTGAGGAATAAAGTTGATTATGTTTTTTCCCTTCTTAAAGTTAGGTCCTGTGTTCCGCCTGATCAAGCCGACTGATTGCGTCAGTCGGTCGTATGTTCAAAAAAAAAAGCCGACTGATTGCGTCAGCGTGCGACCGATCGGACCCGGATGCGCGTTCCAGAAGAGCCATTCCGCTCGCATGCTTTGCTCGCCCCCTTAAGCACGCCACCCTTTAAGCCTTGATGATTGAAACCTaaccgccgccgccagcaccaccACGTCCGGGTCCAGGGCATTCAGAGCCGAGATGGCGTCCGCGTCGCCGTCGTGGGTCATCCTGGGCCGCGTGGCCAAGGTGTCGGCCGCCGACGCCGATCTTCCTCCGGGCGCCGACCTCTCcctcgcgctgccgccgccgccgcgcgtcgCGCTCCTCACCATCCCCCCGCGCATCTTCCCGGGCCAAACCACCTCCGACAACTTCCCCTCCGTCCTCGCCGTCGaccgctccggcctcctcctcctccacgcctCCCAGGGCCCCGCCGCGGGCCCCGCCATCGTCGACCTCCCCGGCCGCCAGGAGGTCTGCTGGCGCCCATTCGTCGCGGGCTACTTCGTCCTCGACTCCAAATCCGCCTCGGCCTTCCCGCTCCCCAACCCCGAGCGCATCATGAACCCGGGCCGCCTCGGCCTCATCGCCTCCCCCGAGGGCGCAGGCCGCTACATGGTCGCTGAGCTCCAgccggtcgccggcggcgagcaggcCGACCTCCTCTGCTTCTCGTCGCAATCCGGGCAGTGGGACAGGAAGACCGTCGCCTACCCGCTTCCATCCCGCCCCTTGACCCCCAACGGCGTGGTCTCGCACTCCGGGAGGCTCTGGTGGGTCGACCTCTCCTGGGGCCTCATCACCTGCGACCCCTTCGCGGACGCGCCTGTGCTGAGCTTCGTCCCACTCCCGCCGCGCAAGGCGCTCAAGTACGGGGTAGATTGTGCAGTGCTCGACAAGTACCGCCGCGTCGCTGTCAGCCGCGGCAAGCTGCGGTTCGTGGACATGTACAAGAACCGTAGCAGCTTCGGCTCTGCACAGATCAGCGTGTGGACGCTCGCCGATCCGGACTCCACCGAGTGGACGCTGGAGTATGAAGCGACCTTTTCGGAGATCTTTAATGATGCGAGCTTCAAGGCGACTCGTCTGACAAGGCAGCTCCCGGTGCTCGCGCTCATCCATCCCAGGGACCCCGACGTGGTCTACTTCTTCCTGGACAGGCACCTGTTCAGCGTCGACGTGCCTGACCGCAGGGTCGTGCAGTGCGAGCTTTACGAGCTGGTTGAGGAGCTATCCAGCAAAAGCATCGCCACCCGTTTCGTTCACGCTTGGAGGCTGCCACCGGCTCTCCGCTCAGGTAATTATGCCGTTTGCCCTCTTTGTAGGTTCTTGTTACTAGTACTTGTTTAGTGAATGGAAATGGTGTGTTTCTGTGTTAACATTGCGAGAGATGTATAGTGTCATCTTGGTGTGTAACATAAACTGAATTAAGTCTAACATTTATTAAGTTGTGGGAGAGAAGGGATGCTAATGTTGGAAATTTCAGGCTGTGTTAGTTTAGCTTGTTTTAATTTAGTGACGCTGTAAGGGGCTTAAATTGGATTTTTGTAGGGTAAAGCACCGCTTGCTGTTAGATCTGACACTTCCAGTGAGTTCTAGCTTTCTTCTTCTAAATAGAAGCACACTTGTATCCACTAATTTTGCCAATGACTTTTTTGCAAAGCCTTATGCACAGGACGCAGGCAAGACTATGGAAGTAAATTGTCATATGGTATTCCTTCCATAGTTTTCATGTTGTTTCCTGGGTTGTAAGATGCAGTTTAACATTTAAGATGTTTGTTTCCCCCGCAAAAGAAAAGATGGACTAGTTTAATACTATTTCCAAAGATGGTAGGTATCTGTTGAACTTCACTGTATACACAGACATTTCTGATAAAATTTGTCTCTAGGAATCCATACATCAGTGTGTAGCTCTTTAAAACATCTGTAGTATAGTTCTCACTTACTTGTAGTGTGCTAGTAGGTAGTAGTATAAGGATGACGTGCTATTTTTCATGCACTTGCTTGAAGCCAGATTATATTTGTAAAGACACTCTGTTGCCCTTCATCATATTCATATATATGCAAACTTTTAATTAATACATGTTTAAGGAGGTACTATTTCACTGTATTCCCTTACGAAGAGTTTGGCTTCTTCAATTTTAGTGTTCCCCTCTTTTGTTGCAGTACCAAACTACTAGGAATTACCGTATTAGGATGTTTTTTGTTGGTAATAATTATCTGGGTGCATGTGCCAGCTCCTGCACTTTTGTTTCGATTCAGCTTCCATTAGTGTAACAAAAGAGGACATGCTGAACTGGAACTGGGTTCCAACTCGCCCAATTCTGGGTACTACTATTAATTATCCATCCTGTTATCTTTATGCGACGTCAATCTATTTACAGCTGCGGATGCCGTTGCGGAGAAGCTAAACGCAGGAGGAAATCAAGAAATCATTGATGCCGCTGCAGTCTCAACTTGCCAAACTGAAGTTGAAGTCGGTGGCGGCGACACGCCTGAGTCCAAGCGGCGTAGGCTAGAGTGACCTGAGCTTGTTGAGATCTGTTCTTGTAGTCTCTCTGTTTCAATATCTTGTAGGCATCACCTTCCCAGAAAAAAAAAACTTGTAGGCTTTGCTAGAGAGCTGGTAACCCCAGCATGTTACCGGATACCACCTTTTGTATCCCTGAACTTGTTGATCTTTTTTAGACCGGGCATCAGCAGAGATATCTTTGTTCTGGTGTATAATCACCACTAAGGCATCATGAATCGGCTATTAGACCTAACCAAGTTGCTGCAAATGTTTAATCCATAAATAATTAGATGATATATTGGTGACCTGTATGCTTCGACTAATATAACTAACTTCTCAAAAATAAAGTGAAAATTGAGTGAGTGAAGCAGGTTGCTCTGCAAAGGAGGTTGACAAATGAAGCGAGCGAAGAACTGCAGCAACTCCTTATGAGTTGAAATAAAGAGAGCTATGAGTCTTTTTGAACTGGGAACTTCTCATTCCGTTACTCAACGTGGCGAGCATGATCGCTGGCAACAAAGACCTGGGCAAGGGTAGGGACAACACCCGGCCATAGGGCTGGGGTGCATGCCCCATCTTCGACCCATACCGCTAGAGCGTCTCCGACATTATTACAGGCCCGAGGGCAATGTTTATTTTGGAAAGAGCTAGAGTTTTAGGAAGCAGAATATTTAATCTCCCTAAAAAGCACAGGTGGGCGAGTTGATAACTTGGACAAGCTGAATAGCATCCGTTTCCACCATGATCTTACTCATCCCAAGTTCATGGGCTTGGTATAAACGGATGCTATTCAGCTTGTCCGTTCAGCCGTTAGACGTCTGAACTCCAGAGTGGCAATGTCGATCTTCCTCCCCTCAGCCTTTAGCTTGTTCCCGGCGTTCCACCAGGTCCAGATCAAAGCGAGGCATATACTAGCTTTTTTTCTCGTCAGTACCTTAGAGCAAAGCTTGGAGAGCCTCCATCTTATCATTAGGTTCTTGTCCTTGTTTATATTTGTTTACCTATAACTAATACACGTGCCTCTGTTTCTTCCTGTTGTGTGTGTTGGTCTTTTTTGGTTGTTCCTATGGATTGTTGTGGCTTCCTTTGTTTTCTGTCAGGCAGTGTGCCTTTGTTTGGGTGAGTTGCCATGGTGCTTCATAGGTGATCTTGAAGATAACCAGGGATAATGTCCCACCGACAACCGTGCGCAAGCGGTTCCTCCTGTGCTGCCTTGTTGAATGCAAGCTTCTCCATCTATGAAACCAGCAGCGTTCCCTACCTTGTTTGAGAGCTTTTTCTTTGTGTTCTGTTCCATTGCTTCCAACTCCCTCCGCTGGTCTGGCATTAGACTCCAGAGAGGTATGCATTGATGTTTAGGCTCTGTCTCACTCAAAAGGCTCGCCGGTTCCCACATCATGGGAATTCGCAGGGCCATTTGGAGCGGTTTCTTGTGCGGATGCATGGCAGCGCTCTTGCGAGGGATGCCTGCGCCGTGTCCAACATAGTTTGGCTCAGGTCGTCGGCCAAGGCCATGGCTGCTGCTACCCACTCGCTGGGCAAGGGCAAGGAGGTCGTCATTGTTCTATCGGACGACGACAGTGACTAGTTTAGTTTGGTCAGCTTCAAAAAAAACTAGTTTAGTTTGGTTTAACTGTAGTTATTTGATGTCTTATGGGTACTGTATACTCCTTTGACTAGTTTAGCATTGAGTTTATTGTGTTGTTTCTGTTGTGGTAAATGCTAACCCCAATGAGTGTTGTTTCTGGCTATTAAGTCAAGCTATGcttatattattatttttgtctTGGTTTTGATGGATTTGTGAGGTTGATTTAGGTGTTTGAAATGTATGCACACAAATTTAGACCTTTTGCTTTATTTCTCTCTAGGATTTATACTTCAAAAAAACTCAGTTTACGATATCGCTTGCTAAATGCTGATTGTTACTGCAATAGTGGATCATATATATacgccatatatatatatatatacttattgTTGATTGTTTCTCCTAGTCTGTACTGTTGGCTGCTGTTTTTACCATTCGGTTCATAGAGGTAATACGGAAAGGCCATCTCAAAGGTGAGAGATCCAGTTTATAGAATATCATGTTCATATTAAACAAAATCTCCGACCCTAGCAAGTGAGGGCATGCTTGCA is from Triticum aestivum cultivar Chinese Spring chromosome 3A, IWGSC CS RefSeq v2.1, whole genome shotgun sequence and encodes:
- the LOC123060854 gene encoding uncharacterized protein; translation: MASASPSWVILGRVAKVSAADADLPPGADLSLALPPPPRVALLTIPPRIFPGQTTSDNFPSVLAVDRSGLLLLHASQGPAAGPAIVDLPGRQEVCWRPFVAGYFVLDSKSASAFPLPNPERIMNPGRLGLIASPEGAGRYMVAELQPVAGGEQADLLCFSSQSGQWDRKTVAYPLPSRPLTPNGVVSHSGRLWWVDLSWGLITCDPFADAPVLSFVPLPPRKALKYGVDCAVLDKYRRVAVSRGKLRFVDMYKNRSSFGSAQISVWTLADPDSTEWTLEYEATFSEIFNDASFKATRLTRQLPVLALIHPRDPDVVYFFLDRHLFSVDVPDRRVVQCELYELVEELSSKSIATRFVHAWRLPPALRSAADAVAEKLNAGGNQEIIDAAAVSTCQTEVEVGGGDTPESKRRRLE